The following coding sequences lie in one Xiphias gladius isolate SHS-SW01 ecotype Sanya breed wild chromosome 24, ASM1685928v1, whole genome shotgun sequence genomic window:
- the btd gene encoding biotinidase produces MFLLFAFVVPFSLTSAVGQAEPVSDSSYVAAVYEHGVILNPEPHLLLSRSAALQHVRGNLDIYEEQAARAAQQGARILVFPEDGLQGFNFSRSSISGYPETIPDPQQENWNPCTEPGRYNNTEVLQRLSCMARRYNLYLVANMADLQPCPLQTSPSPSCPSDGRWQFNTNVVFRSDGQLVARYHKHNLYFEEAFDTPPQPEIITFDTPFAGRFGLLTCFDILFQEPTVSLVERGVRQLIYPTAWMNQLPLLDAIQIQRAFSLGANVTLLAANIRNDRLIMTGSGIYTPFSATYHHARKGDPEEGRLLVARVPVLDPQWLGQSVATEGSASSAATDPGFCHQESCFDSSHPDATSAVSPSSATFTSSMMYDPFTFVPLNETEGKLDVCDGTFCCHLQYRQLPQGSSKELYALGAFAGTHTVNGRYALQVCALVRCAGLETSSCGQEVEEAETKMDFLLEGRFGTRYVYPSVLASRLSLEQPEHLEKTADGRVTMKHSNMTGGLVTACLYGRMYHLDNE; encoded by the exons ATGTTCTTGTTATTTGCCTTTGTGGTCCCTTTTTCTCTAACGTCGGCCGTTGGTCAGGCCGAGCCCGTTTCGGACTCCTCGTACGTCGCTGCTGTTTACGAGCACGGCGTGATCCTGAACCCGGAGCCTCATTTGCTGCTGTCCCGCTCCGCCGCCCTGCAACATGTGCGGGGAAACCTGGATATCTACGAGGAGCAGGCTGCCCGGGCCGCCCAGCag GGTGCCCGGATCCTGGTGTTTCCCGAGGACGGTCTGCAGGGTTTCAACTTCAGCCGATCGTCCATCTCTGGCTACCCAGAAACCATTCCTGACCCCCAGCAGGAGAACTGGAATCCCTGCACCGAGCCGGGCAGATACAACAACACTGAG GTTCTCCAGAGGCTGAGCTGCATGGCGCGTCGCTACAACCTCTACCTGGTGGCCAACATGGCTGACCTGCAGCCCTGCCCCCTGCAGACCAGCCCTTCCCCCTCCTGTCCCTCCGATGGACGCTGGCAGTTCAACACCAACGTGGTGTTCAG GTCCGATGGCCAGCTGGTGGCGCGCTACCATAAACATAACCTGTACTTTGAGGAGGCCTTTGACACACCACCGCAGCCTGAGATCATAACGTTTGATACACCTTTTGCTGGGAGGTTTGGCCTCCTCACCTGCTTTGACATCCTGTTCCAAGAGCCCACAGTTTCCCTGGTGGAGAGG GGCGTGCGTCAGCTGATCTACCCCACAGCCTGGATGAACCAGCTCCCCTTGCTGGACGCGATCCAGATCCAGCGGGCGTTCAGCCTGGGCGCCAATGTCACCCTGCTAGCGGCCAACATTCGCAATGACCGACTGATCATGACAGGAAGCGGTATCTACACCCCTTTTTCTGCCACCTACCACCACGCCCGGAAAGGAGATCCAGAGGAGGGCAGGCTTCTGGTGGCCAGGGTGCCAGTGCTAGACCCACAGTGGCTGGGGCAGAGCGTGGCCACGGAGGGGTCCGCGTCTTCTGCGGCCACAGACCCCGGATTCTGTCACCAGGAGAGCTGTTTCGATTCCTCTCATCCTGACGCTACTTCTGCAGTCTCTCCCTCCTCCGCCACCTTCACCTCATCCATGATGTACGATCCATTTACATTTGTGCCCCTGAACGAGACCGAGGGCAAACTTGATGTGTGCGATGGCACTTTTTGCTGTCACCTGCAGTACCGGCAGTTACCACAGGGGAGCAGTAAAGAGCTCTATGCACTGGGAGCATTTGCTGGTACTCACACCGTGAACGGACGCTACGCGCTGCAG GTGTGTGCATTAGTCCGCTGTGCAGGGTTGGAGACCAGTTCCTGTGGACAGGAAGTGGAAGAGGCTGAGACGAAAATGGACTTCCTGTTGGAGGGGAGGTTTGGGACCAGATACGTGTACCCGTCAGTTTTGGCCAGCCGTCTCAGCCTGGAGCAGCCGGAGCATCTGGAGAAGACTGCAGACGGCAGAGTGACCATGAAACACTCAAACATGACTGGTGGGCTGGTCACGGCCTGTCTGTACGGACGCATGTACCACCTGGACAATGAGTGA
- the dmac1 gene encoding distal membrane-arm assembly complex protein 1, translating to MATAPEAPTGAAGAPVSKPSQMFKSCWSCRLISGGGLILSGAYVFMAARKVMRQGGPTSMGTVAQITFAASLAAWGIVVIADPVGKAQKKT from the exons ATGGCAACGGCACCAGAGGCACCAACAGGAGCAGCAGGTGCCCCGGTGTCTAAACCCAGTCAGATGTTTAAGAGCTGCTGGAGCTGTCGGCTCATCTCCGGTGGTGGTCTGATCCTGTCCGGCGCCTATGTGTTCATGGCGGCCCGGAAGGTGATGCGACAAGGCGGACCTACCTCCATGGGCACAGTGGCACAGATTACATTCGCTGCAA GTTTGGCCGCGTGGGGAATCGTTGTCATCGCCGACCCGGTGGGAAAAGCGCAGAAGAAGACGTGA